A single genomic interval of Gossypium raimondii isolate GPD5lz chromosome 11, ASM2569854v1, whole genome shotgun sequence harbors:
- the LOC105801185 gene encoding uncharacterized protein LOC105801185 codes for MSGIVEKLKDMMGDEDEDDKKDKKDKKDKDHKKGKDHKEDKDEGMMDKIKDMITGDKDDDKHKKDDHKHKDRKEHKDEGMMDKIKDMITGDKDDDKHKKDDHKHKERKEHKDEGMLDKIKDKIHGDDDRGRDRRRDSSRGRDSSRDRDHHRDSSREHHRDRDRDNDRESDRDSDGGSDDEKKKKKKKGKKKKDDGSGSDDDH; via the coding sequence atgtcgGGAATAGTGGAAAAACTGAAGGACATGATGGGTGACGAGGACGAGGACGACAAGAAGGACAAAAAGGACAAGAAAGACAAAGATCACAAGAAAGGTAAAGATCATAAAGAAGACAAAGATGAAGGGATGATGGATAAAATCAAGGACATGATCACGGGTGATAAAGATGACGATAAGCATAAGAAAGATGACCATAAGCACAAGGACCGCAAAGAGCACAAGGATGAAGGGATGATGGATAAAATCAAGGACATGATCACTGGTGATAAAGATGACGATAAGCACAAGAAAGATGACCATAAGCACAAGGAACGCAAAGAACACAAGGATGAAGGGATGCTAGATAAGATCAAAGACAAGATCCACGGGGATGACGATCGTGGCCGCGACCGTCGTCGCGATAGTAGCCGTGGTCGCGATAGCAGTCGTGATCGTGACCACCATCGTGATAGCAGTCGTGAGCACCATCGCGATCGGGACCGTGATAATGATCGTGAAAGCGACCGTGATAGCGATGGTGGTAGTGATGacgagaagaagaaaaagaagaagaaaggaaaaaagaagaaagacgATGGTAGCGGTAGTGATGATGATCATTAG
- the LOC105804422 gene encoding LOW QUALITY PROTEIN: protein VAPYRIN-like (The sequence of the model RefSeq protein was modified relative to this genomic sequence to represent the inferred CDS: inserted 1 base in 1 codon) has translation MDRLISLEPSNLVAIRIEPGQKCYGELTLRNVMYTMPIAIRMLPVNKGRYTVKPQSGIIVPLGTLTVEIVYHLPPGSLLPDSFPYSDDSFHLHSAVVPGAAIKDSVSSFDVVHNDWFTTKKKQVFIDSGIKIMFVGSPVLVQLVMDGSMERIREVLELSDPTWKLADSVDSRGQTLLHIAITQRRPDIVRLLLEFEPDVEFRCRSDSTPLGAAASCGEELIVELLLAHNASTERLESSRWGPVHLAAAGGHVEVLRLLLLKGANIDSLTNDGNTALHLAVKAGRKDCVRLLLANGSKPDVRNTRNGDTPLHIAARLGDEQTVKLLLXKGAYKDKRNKAGKAAYDVAAEHGHTCLFDALKLGDSLCLAARKGEAGTIQRLIKNGAAINGMDQHGWTALHRAAFKGRADAVRMLIDNIDIDSKDEDGYTALHCAVESGHAEGVELLVKKGADVEARTNKGVTALQIADSLQYAGISKILIHGGNGKLGKEIETKSPAR, from the exons atggatAGGCTTATTAGTTTGGAACCATCAAACCTTGTTGCTATTAGGATTGAGCCAGGGCAGAAATGCTATGGAGAGCTTACTTTGCGCAATGTTATGTACACCATGCCGATTGCAATCCGGATGCTGCCGGTTAACAAGGGCCGATACACTGTCAAGCCTCAGTCCGGAATCATAGTGCCACTTGGGACACTAACTGTGGAGATTGTGTATCATCTCCCTCCTGGTTCACTTCTTCCGGACTCGTTTCCTTACAGTGATGATTCTTTCCATCTGCATAGTGCCGTGGTTCCCGGTGCGGCGATCAAAGATTCGGTATCGAGCTTCGATGTGGTTCATAATGACTGGTTCACTACAAAGAAGAAACAGGTGTTTATTGATAGTGGTATCAAGATCATGTTTGTTGGTTCACCTGTTTTGGTTCAACTTGTGATGGATGGTTCTATGGAAAGAATCAGAGAGGTACTGGAGCTTAGTGATCCCACTTGGAAACTAGCTGATTCAGTTGATTCACGTGGACAAACATTGCTTCATATTGCCATAACTCAAAGAAGACCTGATATTGTCCGATTACTGCTTGAATTTGAGCCGGATGTTGAGTTCCGATGCCGGTCAGACTCTACCCCGCTCGGGGCTGCTGCAAGCTGTGGTGAAGAATTGATTGTTGAACTTCTATTGGCACATAACGCTAGCACAGAGCGACTCGAGTCCTCTCGTTGGGGTCCTGTTCACCTCGCTGCGGCTGGTGGCCATGTAGAGGTTCTTAGACTTCTTCTGCTCAAAGGGGCTAATATTGATTCCCTCACAAACGATGGCAACACTGCCTTACACCTTGCCGTCAAGGCAGGAAGAAAAGATTGTGTGCGCCTACTATTAGCTAATGGTTCCAAACCTGATGTACGCAATACAAGAAATGGCGATACACCATTACATATCGCTGCACGACTAGGAGATGAGCAGACGGTGAAGCTTTTAC CAAAGGGGGCTTATAAAGATAAACGGAACAAAGCAGGAAAAGCCGCCTACGATGTTGCAGCTGAGCATGGTCACACATGCCTTTTCGATGCACTCAAGCTCGGTGACAGCTTATGTTTAGCTGCTCGAAAAGGTGAAGCGGGAACCATCCAGAGGCTGATAAAAAACGGTGCGGCGATCAACGGAATGGATCAACATGGATGGACGGCTTTACATAGAGCCGCATTCAAAGGAAGAGCAGATGCTGTAAGGATGCTGATTGATAACATCGATATTGATTCCAAAGACGAAGACGGATACACGGCTTTGCATTGCGCGGTGGAATCGGGCCATGCCGAAGGGGTGGAATTGTTGGTGAAGAAAGGAGCGGATGTGGAAGCAAGGACTAATAAAGGTGTCACAGCGCTGCAAATTGCAGATTCATTGCAGTATGCAGGCATTAGCAAGATACTGATCCATGGTGGAAACGGAAAATTGGGGAAAGAGATTGAAACCAAGAGCCCTGCCCGGTAG